One Oryza brachyantha chromosome 3, ObraRS2, whole genome shotgun sequence DNA segment encodes these proteins:
- the LOC107303853 gene encoding uncharacterized protein LOC107303853: protein MMHLAIHLLDEALLRGPVQYGWMYPIERRLYTLKRYVRNRARPEGSIAEAYIADECLTFCSKYMDGVETRFNREPRNKGFSNEEAYEVDVFGHGVHFTSASELQYDENGFDQMVWYVLNNCSQIEKYVKMFRDELEREGVPNIERKIRLGFQIWFRKHIKFAGYSSRRGV, encoded by the exons ATGATGCACCTTGCTATCCATTTACTTGATGAAGCATTACTCCGAGGTCCTGTGCAATATGGTTGGATGTATCCAATTGAAAGACGGTTGTACACTTTGAAGCGTTATGTGAGGAATAGGGCGCGTCCAGAAGGCTCAATTGCCGAGGCATATATTGCTGACGAATGCTTGACATTTTGCTCTAAATACATGGATGGTGTTGAAACAAGATTTAATCGGGAACCAAGGAATAAAGGTTTTTCCAATGAAGAGGCATACGAAGTTGACGTTTTTGGACATGGAGTTCATTTTACTTCCGCATCTGAACTCCAATATGATGAAAATGGTTTTGATCAAATGGTGTGGTATGTGCTTAACAATTGTAGTCAAATTGAGAAATATGTGAA aATGTTTAGAGATGAATTAGAGAGAGAAGGGGTGCCTAACATTGAAAGAAAGATTCGGCTAGGATTTCAGATCTGGTTCCGGAAACAT ATCAAGTTTGCGGGATACTCATCCAGAAGAGGTGTCTGA